A single region of the Silene latifolia isolate original U9 population chromosome 8, ASM4854445v1, whole genome shotgun sequence genome encodes:
- the LOC141595662 gene encoding uncharacterized protein LOC141595662: MPDFSSVSAYCQRLKSLADQLKNVGSPVTKTRLVLQLVSGLTDAYRHVGTIIRQQDPLPPFFRARSMLTLEEAGFAKEAATTSSTALFVQNGGGVGGTSGAKSPMNTNNNKNNRGSNGGKKKNGGNKGGKNQKQQAASSTAPALTSLPPVSGQHWTPPGYGQWGWPPSPWGYPPCPYPSAPWFRPSMAHPQPGILGPRPAQAHVAAAGSIPSHTDIEAAMLTLGLTPPDPSWFMDTGATSHMTANSGTLSSFLNSSAPHGIIVGNGHSIPVNGYGTATLPKPHPPLVLNNVLHAPKLVKNLISVRKFTTDNSVTVEFDPFGFCVKDLRTGTHLMRCNSRGNLYPIFMPLRQPPSPVPRRRCLPLPRLSGMIV; this comes from the coding sequence ATGCCGGATTTCTCTTCCGTCTCCGCGTATTGTCAGCGTCTTAAATCGCTTGCTGATCAGTTGAAGAATGTTGGTTCTCCGGTTACGAAGACACGGTTGGTTCTACAATTGGTATCCGGTCTCACTGATGCCTATCGTCACGTTGGTACTATAATTCGTCAACAGGATCCGTTGCCTCCTTTCTTCCGCGCTCGCTCTATGTTAACCCTAGAGGAGGCTGGTTTTGCTAAGGAGGCTGCCACTACTTCCTCGACTGCTCTTTTTGTTCAAAACGGAGGGGGAGTCGGTGGAACATCCGGGGCTAAGTCGCCaatgaacaccaacaacaacaagaacaaccgtGGGTCCAATGGAGGCAAGAAGAAAAATGGAGGGAACAAAGGCGGGAAGAACCAAAAACAGCAAGCTGCTTCTTCGACCGCCCCTGCGCTGACATCCTTGCCCCCTGTTTCTGGTCAGCACTGGACCCCTCCTGGGTACGGTCAGTGGGGGTGGCCACCCTCTCCTTGGGGATATCCACCCTGCCCTTACCCCTCGGCTCCCTGGTTTCGACCCAGCATGGCTCATCCTCAACCAGGCATCCTTGGACCACGACCTGCTCAAGCTCATGTGGCTGCTGCTGGCTCAATTCCGAGTCACACTGATATTGAAGCTGCTATGCTTACCCTCGGCCTCACTCCACCGGACCCATCTTGGTTCATGGATACGGGCGCGACCTCTCATATGACCGCCAATTCAGGTACTCTCTCGTCTTTTCTTAATTCGAGTGCTCCTCATGGTATAATAGTCGGAAATGGTCATTCAATTCCAGTTAATGGTTACGGCACTGCTACACTACCCAAACCTCATCCCCCTTTAGTCCTTAACAATGTCTTACATGCACCCAAGTTAGTCAAAAACTTAATATCCGTTCGAAAATTTACAACCGATAATTCGGTCACTGTTGAATTTGACCCATTTGGCTTTTGTGTGAAGGACTTACGGACGGGGACACATCTGATGAGGTGTAATAGTCGCGGCAATCTATATCCCATTTTCATGCCACTCCGTCAACCACCGAGTCCAGTACCAAGACGGCGCTGTCTGCCATTGCCCCGTCTCTCTGGCATGATCGTTTAG